From the genome of Mya arenaria isolate MELC-2E11 chromosome 5, ASM2691426v1:
TAAATCCTTGCCTTATGAAGCGCTTCTAAAGCTTCTTTGAAATGGTGCAAACGACCTAATTACAACCTAGGTGAAACGAGTGTATAATCGACAATACTTTGAACCAAGACGAGTTTTATATCCGTCCTTAGTATATATCACATTTGGTTGCTTTATACTCTACGATTTACTTTTCAGTATTTCAATTCGATACGGAATGcgattttttaaagttaagttGTGCATTTTCTTAACAAGCGTAAAATAAATactacaataattttaaaataaggaaaaatgaataaaaggaatacattttataaagaaaacacacaaaagCACACCAGGAGCATGTAATGTTTACATATGAttgttgaattattatttatgtagaAGAAATTGTGAATGATGTTTTGTTAACATGAATTATGCCATACAATTACTGAATAATTATTGTTCCTGATTTCTCACTCTGATATTGTCTTAATCTTAAAAAAGGGTTCACTCGCATCATAATATAGTTTAAGAATAACAATAACGCCAACGTCAGTGTTAAATGTGCACTGGCTTCTTCAACACGGTGTTGAGTTAAACGGCGTCTTTTGCAGCTGCTCTGGGTTTTTCAACACTAAGTTGATGTAAATGggatcttctgaaaacaaaaaaacccacaatAACCCAATGCGTTTATTCCTATTAGAAACCGAGTGTAACAAACAAATGatgtatttaaagttttgaaataaaacataatgctATCAAACCATGTACGCTTATTTACAGTGATGTgtgaatatatgttatatacaaTCTTTTTCCCAAACCGCTGcttaatatttaatatcaaagaTGCGCTAATTCGTTAACTTTAAAACGACGCGTCATACCCTACATGACCCATTTGTGCAACCAATGTTACAATAATTTACTGTTCAATTGAATTATGTagacaaaaaatacttttgcaaTTGTGTAAACAGTGCTTGTACCTTTTTCGACAGTATCCTCATTCGAAATGGGGTTTAATCTTGATTCATCCAACAGCGCGTATACATTCGGATTATCTGACCTGAAGGAgacataaacatgacataatcatcaacaaagttatcCATATAGGTCATGGGTGTTCGAATTTGAGAAAAATAAGGGATATTGTGTTATAAAACTCATTTAGACATACCCTTATAGCAAATTTTCCTATTCCTTATTAAGTCAATCAGGTGATCcaaatcataataattataataattcaatacACAACTGGAaagtttttaatgtaaaatagtTATGGGAAAACTCAATTTAATCAATGCTTCCTGACAATATGCTTCCTAACATTTCAGCAAACGATCCTAAAAGATGGCTCGTCAACACGGACAACCCGGGGTGGTATGCAATGTGTAATTTAAGTCAATCTTACGTTACTTCATTGGCAGTAAAGGCCCGTTATTTTATATTACGCGATCTGATTAGCTGCAttgttcttagatccaatttagattaatattaaataccatATATAGACCACGGAAACGACCCGATAGTTTGATAGGAGACTCAAATTTCCAAACGATTCAATTACTGGCTTACGTTCAAATTCAACACAAATAAAACCACTCCGTTAGCAACTTAGTTAATGTTAATGTCCTAACTCGAAAGGACAGTGTATGATTTAAGATACCACAGATACCTCCGTTCTAGTTCGATTGCTCAGTTTGGTGCTAATATCTAAATGCATTtccaaaatacaaaatgttgataACTCTGTGCACATAACGTTCCATTTTCACTAAGGGGTAATGTTCGGATGATGTTCGGTCGTTAGTGTCATTTAGGTTATCGTTTAAGCACTAATAAGCACCATAACTTCTAGTTCATGTCTCGCTACAACGTTTTCTGAATCACAGCGTTAATCCATATGAAAAGCACGTTCAAGTCTAAAGAACGCAAATCCTTGCCACTGATCATTGTCAACTATCTCAGCGAATCATTGTAATGATATAAAACCTTCGTACACTTggacattattttaaaagcgTACTCTAATATTCTAAAACAACTTCCAACAGGGGAAATGAGGGAAATCGTGTGCACACAAATCTCCTCACCAAAgacatcattaaatatataatatattgcatttacatatataaatggtAGATGGTTGATCATATCTctagttaaaaataacacatgaCAAGGAGCAAGCACCCGAATAAACGTCAGGTGGATTTCTAGGTGCGTAGTCTCCTTCTTCGAGTTTACAAACTGGTCTGTTTACCCTTTTTTGTCGCATCCAGTTCCCGGAACCTTAACCATAAAACATGTATCCCTAGGTGCGACTAGATTTTAGGTGCGAGAGTATTTTTGAAAGATGCAGTCAACAGGTAAAACATGAAGGTAGGTTGGGCCTGCATGAATTGTCTCTCTAAAACTATTATCACATCATCTGGTCTACACATATACAGTTTCAATAGTGTGAATTAATGCAATTCTTTcgtaattgattttttttaataaagccCTGCGAAATTTCACCACGAATTAGAGCGCTCGCAATGTCAATGCTTTAGGGAAATGCCTTCTCAAGACGTAACGGTGATATGTAGTTTGATGGCTTGTTACCCATCTAATTTTAATCAATGATATCTAAAATGCATCAATATATAATAACCAAAAGACACATTAAAGCTTAGATTAGATAGAGATGGTCAATGGAAGTTACTTTAACAATATCTAACATTCACTACACATATATCATCGATGTTACGTCAGAACGGCTTTATGAACTATGACTTAGTTTCATTATTAAACATACCCATCGTTGACATTTtctgaaatgaataaatactcATATACAGAACGATGATAAACAATTGCAAAACAGGCGGCTGATACAAAATAACTTATCGTAATAACTCTTGTTGCCTAGTCATTCaagtttagataaaaaatatcagttgGCTCTGGCTCTTACACGTACGATATAGAAACTACAACTATTTAAGTCAGCAACCGAAATATGTGTATTGTAATAATATCAGATTAAGGTCAATACTCACTAAGATCAGTGTAAGCCCCTATGTCCGTCGTCATGGGCAGTTCCTCGTACGTCTGGGCTGCGGGGATATATTGGGGATTGTCAACTCCTTTTCTGTAATATTCGCAGGAATCTACATCTGTATATTTCTTTTCGATACGGCATTGTTTAGTACCGGTAATATCgaaaaaatgaaagttttcaTGTTGCGATACTTAGCCATGTTATGATGAGTGACTCGTACACACGAGCCCATTACTCGCGTGTTCGTAATTGTATTGCGACAAAGTGAAATGTTACACTACCTTTATTTGAATTATCATATTCAAACTTAAGTATGATTTCAGTCTTATACTCGCTTAGTATTCAATTGAATTTCTTTATGTTACAATATATAATCGTACGCTCGTTAATAAGGTGAACACATAATGTATAACATCTGGTTTGCGTTGTTACATAATATTCCatgtacaatgaaaactacagagacaagcccagtagtcgagaTTTCAAAAATAACTGCCTACTTACGAAACTGTTTTCGGTTCGGAATGTGTATTTTGGTACAGATCTGAAACAggttaatatacatatatatcatcCTACATGCAACTTGACAAAAAAGATTAGATATGGTCGAGCGTCATATGCTGGCAATTAATCGATATGTCTATCCGTCCGTATACTTAAGTATCATTTAGCCTCCGAAGTAAACCTAATTAGGCGACAACaaacaaataccttaaaaaAATGCGCCCACAGTTTTGCCGAGACTGACTTTTTCCGTAGTTTATCTTGTAaagattacaaaataaatgttaaacattattaaatattctagacgttttattattaatgaccgtttgaaaaaaacatataagatATGTTCTAAAGAAGAAAATAATCTTCAAATGAACCGGCAAATTATCATCTTGGTCGGAAACGGAAGTCGATAACTTGTGATTATCAACAATAACAGATCGGAAAAAAAAACGTGTTCTTGGATAAAACATCTTTGTCAAACTGCCTAAATTGTGTTTATGCAGATGTTACCTACTATCCCGAAACTGAACCTAAAACTTGGTTGATTAAAGTAACTGTTGCGTCAAATTACTGTAATTAATTTCGGACATGTTGGGTTTTCGAATATCATTTGCGGTTCAAATTATCATGACTAACGAGATTATATGCCATTGTATTACATAAGGCAATCATAGAAAAGGAATTGTAGGCACCATGAAAGCTGAAAGTGTATTAAGCAGTTTCATAATACTTTCTGCTTGTTGGGATATCAACAATACTTTAGAGGGGCAAAATGTACCAATCATGGCAGTAAACATATTGTACTTCAGAATTCGGAGTGAAGAAAGCACACGCGAATTCGACCAGATAATCTGCCGACTGATTGGCAGTTGACCTTTGGTACTCTACTTCTTACTCAATTTACAAGTGGGGTGTTAGAGAGGTACATTATTCGGTCTTGTAGCAATGTTCAGATTACATGTCCTCGTGTATTGGGTACTACGCATAGACTGCTGGTACACATATACCTATCTTTCCCTCATGTCAACCTCTCAGTGTGTAACAATTAGTACAATTGTAATACAATTTGGtatgacattttgttttaagcaaaacagtACAATTAGTGTAGTGTTCTTCCAATTTCAAACGCATTTTTCATGTAAAACTCCTGCTATGGtgatttgatatcatttgttttgtattatatttgcaTTCCctaattttttaatataatgttacCTTCCCGTCCAGCACGCTTAATTGAGCAGGCGTACTTTAGTTTAATAAAACCAACGATGACAAATACAAGAAGTAGTGTTCCTCCAATTGATCCTCCAATAACTGGAGTAACGCTGAGCTGTCGAGCTGAGGATTCTAAATACAACGAGAACCAATGCAGTAGTCAATGTACGCATACAAGTATACACTCGTTTACACAAATTGGTAAATatgttaatgattttatattatctttttCGTAATCTTACAAAGCTGAACGGTTGTACCATAGACAAACGAATAACTTAGATTCTACAACACTACAATAAAATCGTCGAGGAATGAATAACATACGTATATTCAGATATACATATTCTGGTGTCATTTTAATTGAGAAGAACATTCGTTGTACATTTTCAAAACGCTCATAAGAAAAAGATAATTTCTCACATTATAACCACATacttaacaaacataaattgcaTACCATGACATTATTTGATAATAGCATACACGAAAAAAGTATTGACAAGGAAGGACATTTGATGCTCTTAATAATGCAATACCTTTGCTATATTCCATTATTTCAAAACTCTGTTTGAACTCGACAGGATCAGTAGCTCCAATATGGTTAAAAGACACGATTCTGGCGCTGTAAACCCCTGGCTCTAGGTTCGTTAAACTGACGTGAAACTTTCCATCGTCCTCTATATATTTTGATTCAGATTCCTTGATGGTTGTAATATACATCCATGAACCATCTGAACTGAGAgacgtatttaaaacaaatgtttgttcatATCCCCCGTTGAACCCCTTTTCCCATTCAAAGTGTACAGTCTTGTCCGAAGTAGTCCAATCCAGGTCTGTTGGTGGAGACGGCTTGCCTGAATGTTTAAGTTCCAGATCAGACATCATGTGTACGGTTTAATAAACTCTTTGTTACTTACGACA
Proteins encoded in this window:
- the LOC128234237 gene encoding uncharacterized protein LOC128234237, yielding MEETTFSGETSANITIEVPFVSFPEYTSHSVIRHDGQLVLMNEKYTVYLRNESVDAVFYGQQVNLSGNVLQVTISALEEKDFGIYKIQITNDINTANLSIDIKAQSKPSPPTDLDWTTSDKTVHFEWEKGFNGGYEQTFVLNTSLSSDGSWMYITTIKESESKYIEDDGKFHVSLTNLEPGVYSARIVSFNHIGATDPVEFKQSFEIMEYSKESSARQLSVTPVIGGSIGGTLLLVFVIVGFIKLKYACSIKRAGREDLYQNTHSEPKTVSKGVDNPQYIPAAQTYEELPMTTDIGAYTDLKNVNDGSDNPNVYALLDESRLNPISNEDTVEKEDPIYINLVLKNPEQLQKTPFNSTPC